One part of the Eptesicus fuscus isolate TK198812 chromosome 2, DD_ASM_mEF_20220401, whole genome shotgun sequence genome encodes these proteins:
- the LOC103293910 gene encoding 2'-5'-oligoadenylate synthase 1-like: MMELSLTPARHLDKFIEDHLLPDTPFRRRVKKAVNDICSFLKERCFQGAPHRVRVSKVVKGGSSGKGTALRGRSDADLVVFLSELRSFQEQLDRRGEFIGEIRRQLEAFQRETGVQFEIQGSRWEKPRALSFVFRSPELDDKVEFDVLPAFDVLRLWPAGPELHIHEGYRPDPQIYVKLINECTRLGKEGEFSPCFTELQRAFLRQRPTKLKSLIRLVKHWYQLSKEQLGKPLPQQYALELLTVYAWERGCKETCFSTAEGFRTVLELVVGYRQLCIYWTKYYDSENLVIVQYLIRQLKQPRPVILDPADPTGNVAGGGGWQRLAQEAAAWLSYPCFKNWDGSPVGSWDIALQGESEDSWTCAIL; this comes from the coding sequence ATGATGGAGCTCAGCCTAACCCCGGCCAGGCATCTGGACAAGTTCATCGAAGACCACCTCCTGCCAGACACGCCTTTCCGCAGGAGGGTCAAAAAAGCTGTCAATGACATCTGCAGTTTCCTCAAGGAGAGGTGTTTCCAAGGTGCCCCGCACCGTGTCCGGGTGTCCAAAGTTGTGAAGGGCGGCTCCTCGGGCAAAGGCACGGCCCTCAGAGGCCGCTCTGACGCCGACCTCGTGGTCTTCCTCAGCGAGCTCAGAAGTTTCCAGGAGCAGTTGGATCGCCGAGGGGAGTTCATCGGGGAAATCAGGCGACAGCTGGAAGCCTTTCAAAGAGAGACTGGAGTGCAGTTTGAGATCCAGGGGTCTCGATGGGAGAAGCCCCGCGCGCTCAGCTTCGTGTTCCGGTCCCCGGAGCTGGACGACAAGGTGGAGTTTGATGTACTGCCCGCCTTTGACGTCCTGCGTCTGTGGCCAGCAGGTCCTGAGCTGCACATCCACGAAGGCTACAGACCTGATCCCCAAATCTACGTCAAGCTCATCAACGAGTGCACACGCCTGGGGAAGGAGGGCGAGTTCTCGCCCTGCTTCACGGAGCTGCAGCGAGCCTTCCTGCGGCAGCGGCCCACCAAGCTCAAGAGCCTCATCCGCCTGGTCAAGCACTGGTACCAGCTGAGCAAGGAGCAGCTGGGGAAGCCGCTGCCGCAGCAGTACGCCCTGGAGCTGCTGACCGTCTACGCCTGGGAGCGTGGGTGCAAGGAGACCTGCTTCAGCACCGCCGAGGGATTTCGGACCGTCTTGGAATTAGTCGTGGGCTACCGGCAGCTTTGCATCTACTGGACTAAGTATTACGACTCTGAAAATCTTGTTATTGTTCAATATCTGATAAGACAGCTCAAGCAACCCAGGCCTGTGATTCTGGACCCAGCTGACCCTACAGGAAACGTTGCAGGTGGAGGCGGCTGGCAGCGGCTGGCACAAGAGGCTGCAGCCTGGTTGAGTTACCCTTGCTTTAAGAATTGGGATGGGTCTCCAGTGGGCTCCTGGGACATAGCGCTCCAAGGAGAGAGCGAAGATAGCTGGACATGCGCCATCCTCTGA